From uncultured Roseateles sp., the proteins below share one genomic window:
- the miaA gene encoding tRNA (adenosine(37)-N6)-dimethylallyltransferase MiaA, translated as MDSPLPCICLAGPTASGKTAASLAIAAALRDSRPVEIISVDSALVYRGMDIGTAKPGAAEQAQVPHHLLDLIDPLQSYSAARFVADASRLVGEIRARGRTPLLVGGTMLYFKALFDGLDEMPAADPAVRAALDALAQREGLAALYAELARVDPPTAARLKPADSQRIQRALEVYRISGKPLSAWHSDKPARTTPALISLEPQDRAWLHQRIAQRFMQMLDLGLVDEVRGLMARGDLNPDLPSMRCVGYRQSWEALETGDMSTLAERGIAATRQLAKRQITWLRSMPQRQVVACDAADATTQAVALAVAAAGALPA; from the coding sequence ATGGACTCCCCCTTGCCCTGCATCTGCCTGGCCGGTCCCACCGCCTCGGGCAAGACGGCGGCCTCGCTGGCGATTGCCGCAGCCCTGCGGGACAGCCGCCCGGTCGAGATCATCAGCGTCGATTCGGCCCTGGTCTATCGCGGCATGGACATTGGCACGGCCAAGCCCGGCGCGGCCGAGCAGGCGCAGGTGCCTCACCATCTGCTGGATCTGATCGATCCGCTGCAGAGCTATTCGGCGGCCCGCTTCGTGGCCGATGCCAGCCGCCTGGTCGGCGAGATCCGCGCCCGGGGCCGCACGCCGCTGCTGGTGGGCGGCACCATGCTGTACTTCAAGGCCCTGTTCGACGGCCTGGACGAGATGCCGGCGGCCGACCCCGCCGTGCGCGCCGCGCTCGATGCGCTGGCGCAGCGCGAAGGCCTGGCCGCGCTGTATGCCGAGCTGGCTCGGGTGGACCCACCCACCGCCGCCCGGCTCAAGCCGGCCGACAGCCAGCGCATCCAGCGCGCGCTGGAGGTGTATCGCATCAGCGGCAAGCCCTTGTCGGCCTGGCACAGCGATAAACCTGCGCGCACCACGCCGGCCCTGATCTCGCTGGAGCCGCAGGACCGCGCCTGGTTGCACCAGCGCATCGCCCAGCGCTTCATGCAGATGCTGGACCTGGGGCTGGTGGACGAGGTGAGGGGCCTGATGGCTCGCGGGGACCTCAACCCCGATCTGCCCTCCATGCGCTGCGTCGGCTACCGGCAGAGCTGGGAGGCGCTGGAGACCGGCGATATGTCAACCCTGGCCGAGCGCGGCATTGCCGCCACCCGCCAGCTGGCCAAGCGCCAGATCACCTGGCTGCGCAGCATGCCGCAGCGCCAGGTGGTGGCCTGCGATGCGGCGGATGCAACAACGCAGGCGGTGGCCCTTGCGGTGGCCGCCGCCGGGGCTTTGCCGGCCTGA
- the ppk2 gene encoding polyphosphate kinase 2 — translation MSLNPPDTEQAELLQRLQADLIDSYDEELEMEIDDRAFDAPTPARSERRAYFQELFRLQGELVKLQDWVVASKHKAVIIFEGRDAAGKGGVIKRITQRLNPRVCRVAALPAPNDRERTQWYFQRYVSHLPAGGEIVLFDRSWYNRAGVERVMGFCSDDEYEEFFRSVPEFEKMLVRAGIQVIKYWFSITDEEQHSRFLGRIHDPLKQWKLSPMDLESRRRWEDYTKVKEVMLERTHISEAPWWVVQADNKKKARLNCMAHLLAQMPYHEVAHTPVTLPARERHDDYARRPVPAQMVVPDIY, via the coding sequence ATGAGCCTCAATCCACCCGATACCGAGCAGGCCGAGCTGCTGCAGCGCCTGCAGGCCGATCTGATCGACAGCTACGACGAAGAGCTGGAGATGGAGATCGACGACCGCGCCTTCGACGCGCCCACGCCCGCCCGCAGCGAACGCCGCGCCTATTTCCAGGAGCTGTTCCGGCTGCAAGGCGAGCTGGTCAAGCTGCAGGACTGGGTGGTGGCCAGCAAGCACAAGGCCGTGATCATCTTCGAGGGCCGCGACGCCGCCGGCAAGGGCGGCGTGATCAAGCGCATCACCCAGCGGCTGAACCCGCGCGTGTGCCGCGTCGCCGCCCTGCCCGCGCCGAACGACCGCGAACGCACGCAGTGGTACTTCCAGCGCTATGTGTCGCACCTGCCAGCCGGCGGCGAGATCGTGCTGTTCGACCGCAGCTGGTACAACCGCGCCGGCGTCGAGCGGGTGATGGGCTTTTGCTCGGACGACGAGTACGAGGAGTTCTTCCGCAGCGTGCCCGAGTTCGAGAAGATGCTGGTGCGCGCCGGCATCCAGGTCATCAAATACTGGTTCTCCATCACCGACGAGGAGCAGCACTCGCGCTTTCTGGGCCGCATCCACGACCCGCTGAAGCAGTGGAAGCTCAGCCCCATGGACCTGGAGTCACGCCGCCGCTGGGAGGATTACACCAAGGTCAAGGAAGTGATGCTGGAACGCACCCACATCAGCGAGGCGCCCTGGTGGGTGGTGCAGGCGGACAACAAGAAGAAGGCCCGCCTGAACTGCATGGCCCATCTGCTGGCGCAGATGCCCTATCACGAAGTGGCCCACACGCCGGTGACCCTGCCGGCGCGCGAACGCCACGACGACTATGCCCGCCGGCCGGTGCCTGCCCAGATGGTGGTACCCGACATCTACTGA
- a CDS encoding peptidoglycan-binding protein: MGRVYFAKGLKGMIARRIQTDLLRQGIFAGAAEKFVDGDFGGNTTTALQALQQKRSLPVTGTVDEATWSQLTHDPLPSLYERCLGLTAAFEGHGFGLVQGNFDGAGLTWGVIGFTLSNGELQAISQEAETLAPGVLARTFQDLAPVWLGVCAKPLAQQIAWADSISSGPTKEHVPDAWLKAFARLGDEPIVKRIQMQRAFDKYFVPAAASARKLGLTSELGVALAFDVHVQNGGFKANAFAAVANLPASAPEAQRRLLLANAVADSALPRWQENVRKRKITVAQGTGLANGANYTLASWGLAEVPAA, encoded by the coding sequence ATGGGCCGTGTCTATTTCGCCAAGGGACTGAAGGGCATGATTGCCCGCCGCATCCAGACCGATCTGTTGCGCCAGGGCATTTTTGCCGGCGCGGCCGAGAAGTTCGTCGATGGCGACTTCGGTGGCAACACCACCACCGCGCTGCAGGCTCTGCAGCAAAAGCGCTCGCTGCCCGTCACCGGCACGGTCGACGAGGCCACCTGGTCGCAGCTGACCCATGACCCACTGCCCTCGCTGTACGAGCGCTGCCTGGGCCTGACCGCCGCCTTCGAGGGCCATGGCTTCGGCCTGGTGCAGGGCAATTTCGATGGCGCCGGCCTGACCTGGGGGGTGATTGGCTTCACCCTCAGCAATGGAGAGCTCCAGGCCATCAGCCAGGAGGCCGAAACCCTGGCTCCGGGCGTGCTGGCACGCACCTTCCAGGACCTGGCGCCGGTCTGGCTGGGGGTTTGCGCCAAGCCGCTTGCGCAGCAGATCGCCTGGGCCGACAGCATCAGCAGCGGCCCGACCAAGGAGCATGTGCCGGACGCCTGGCTGAAGGCCTTCGCCCGCCTCGGCGACGAACCCATCGTCAAGCGCATCCAGATGCAGCGGGCCTTCGACAAATACTTTGTGCCAGCCGCAGCCTCTGCCCGCAAACTGGGGCTGACGTCCGAGCTGGGTGTGGCCCTGGCCTTCGACGTCCATGTGCAGAACGGCGGCTTCAAGGCGAATGCCTTTGCCGCGGTGGCCAACCTGCCCGCCTCGGCCCCCGAGGCACAGCGCCGCCTGCTGCTGGCCAATGCCGTGGCCGACAGCGCCCTGCCCCGCTGGCAGGAGAATGTGCGCAAGCGCAAGATCACGGTGGCCCAGGGCACCGGTCTGGCCAATGGCGCCAACTACACGCTGGCGTCCTGGGGATTGGCGGAAGTACCCGCTGCCTGA
- a CDS encoding LLM class flavin-dependent oxidoreductase, giving the protein MTLPLSVLDLVPVSSGGSAAASVHRSGELAQLAERLGYRRLWYAEHHGMPSVASAAPEVLIAHAAALTHSLRLGSGGVMLPNHAPLRVAEAYRTLAALYPGRIDLGLGRAPGSDVQASRALRAFDGEQFPNLLSELLIWSGVTPLPQSHPMSALKAMPEDAPLPPIYMLGSSGASAQMAGAAGMGYSFASHFSPTPAAPAFEAYRQAFVPSAQFERPHAILGVSAVCAPTEEEAQFLSATMDLAWVRIRSGRFAPLPSPEEALRYAYSDAEQALVRGFRRLVVVGTPASVREQILAKAEACGADEVMITSNIHSHAARLRSYELVAEAFGLVPQAAGTSANPQDASV; this is encoded by the coding sequence ATGACCTTGCCGCTTTCCGTCCTCGATCTCGTTCCCGTCAGCTCCGGCGGCAGTGCCGCCGCCTCCGTGCACCGCAGTGGTGAGCTGGCCCAGTTGGCCGAGCGTCTGGGCTACCGGCGCCTCTGGTATGCCGAGCACCACGGCATGCCCTCGGTGGCCAGTGCGGCGCCCGAGGTGCTGATCGCCCACGCAGCGGCGCTGACCCACAGCTTGCGGCTCGGCTCCGGTGGCGTGATGCTGCCCAACCACGCGCCGCTGCGCGTGGCCGAGGCCTACCGCACGCTGGCCGCGCTATACCCCGGCCGTATCGACCTGGGCCTGGGTCGCGCGCCGGGCTCGGATGTGCAGGCCTCGCGGGCGCTGCGGGCCTTCGATGGCGAGCAGTTCCCGAATCTGCTGTCCGAGCTGCTGATCTGGTCGGGCGTGACGCCGCTGCCGCAGAGCCACCCGATGAGCGCGCTGAAGGCCATGCCCGAGGACGCGCCGCTGCCGCCTATCTACATGCTGGGCTCGAGTGGCGCCAGCGCGCAGATGGCGGGTGCCGCGGGTATGGGCTACTCGTTTGCCAGCCATTTCAGCCCCACCCCGGCCGCACCGGCCTTCGAGGCCTATCGCCAGGCCTTCGTGCCGTCGGCGCAGTTCGAGCGCCCGCATGCGATTCTGGGTGTGTCGGCCGTCTGCGCGCCCACCGAGGAGGAGGCACAGTTCCTGTCGGCAACGATGGACCTGGCCTGGGTGCGCATACGCAGCGGCCGCTTTGCGCCGCTGCCCAGCCCCGAGGAGGCCCTGCGCTATGCCTACAGCGATGCCGAGCAGGCCCTGGTGCGGGGCTTCCGCCGCCTGGTCGTCGTCGGCACGCCTGCCTCGGTGCGCGAGCAGATCCTGGCCAAGGCCGAGGCCTGCGGGGCCGACGAGGTGATGATCACCTCCAATATCCACAGCCACGCGGCGCGGCTGCGTTCCTATGAACTGGTCGCTGAGGCCTTCGGGCTTGTCCCTCAGGCAGCGGGTACTTCCGCCAATCCCCAGGACGCCAGCGTGTAG